Proteins from a genomic interval of Lactococcus protaetiae:
- a CDS encoding PTS sugar transporter subunit IIB, translating to MKFACVCQSGLGTSFMVQMNIQSILEEAGVNVDDFELEHMDVGSATSDAADYFFVESTLVSALPNLPEEKIIPLNSIIDKEIAREGVYKVLDANGIEHQ from the coding sequence ATGAAATTTGCGTGTGTATGTCAATCAGGACTTGGAACGAGTTTTATGGTTCAAATGAATATTCAATCAATACTGGAAGAAGCTGGTGTAAATGTTGATGACTTTGAGTTAGAGCATATGGATGTTGGTTCGGCTACCTCGGATGCTGCAGATTATTTCTTTGTAGAATCTACTTTGGTTTCTGCTTTACCGAATCTTCCAGAAGAAAAAATTATTCCGCTTAACTCAATCATTGATAAAGAAATAGCGCGTGAGGGAGTTTATAAAGTCCTAGATGCGAATGGAATTGAACATCAATAA
- a CDS encoding BglG family transcription antiterminator, with amino-acid sequence MIDYDLDVILFSKHKLWKLERILEVTNLDKEKFQRKLEELNEKLEIRHLRKLEYKNEIVAIPDNLQNFEEVRFSINQKNFVLSEIERQALIYLLVFVEARTLSIYDLQNWLVVSRNTVLSDIKKLRKRLEKDKIQVEYSRKKGFYLHFENEKHQEKAWYFLQKLSEKNGCYILSKFLNQKDSLAIFKVSQFLRQTMKQMKIEIVYSRYISTLLYTSLLKARASKYPDEAINKQIEALMIGMSDGRGAIPQDNFLYRIAFNIMENVMKLAAIEFEDFTKTFMALLAHLTPAYFRIKNHFELENVLLERIKNEYYSLFLLMDIALVPLKEQVGEISESERAYFVILFGGEIYKKKYSSKRLKAIVLCVNGISSSLIMKKRLENLFPTMEFILSTGVSHFEKLPKNSYDIIFSTVPVKSDKKVYLMSVFPEHREENELYNQLLKDYHLPGFVKPSAQNILSAIEPYITVKNPASKKDLLRIIDKKLNHTRREGEISGVMLSDLLTKEKIRFTDKSLGWQEAIELAAQPLIEQHEIEKRYVQAIIDKVEAFGPYIDLGLGIALPHARPEDGVNQLAMSFLRCEQPVKLMDDVKHEIKLFIVLAAIDNETHLRALSTLTKILSNKDRLNQLLTATEASEVEQILLEEEGEK; translated from the coding sequence ATGATTGACTATGATTTAGATGTTATTCTTTTTTCAAAACATAAACTCTGGAAATTAGAGCGCATATTAGAAGTCACCAATCTTGATAAAGAAAAATTTCAAAGAAAGTTAGAGGAACTCAACGAAAAATTAGAAATAAGGCATTTAAGAAAACTTGAATATAAAAATGAAATTGTAGCAATACCTGATAATCTCCAAAATTTTGAAGAAGTTCGTTTTTCAATTAATCAAAAAAATTTTGTTTTATCAGAAATTGAACGTCAAGCGTTAATTTATCTACTTGTTTTTGTTGAAGCAAGGACACTATCAATCTATGACTTACAAAATTGGCTAGTTGTAAGCAGAAATACAGTATTGAGTGACATAAAAAAGTTAAGAAAACGACTAGAAAAAGACAAAATCCAAGTTGAATATTCAAGAAAAAAAGGATTTTATCTCCACTTTGAAAATGAAAAACATCAAGAAAAAGCATGGTATTTTTTACAAAAACTATCAGAAAAAAATGGCTGTTATATCCTATCAAAATTTTTAAATCAAAAAGATTCTCTAGCTATTTTTAAAGTGAGTCAGTTTTTAAGACAAACAATGAAACAAATGAAAATTGAAATTGTTTATAGTCGGTACATTTCAACGCTTCTTTATACGAGTTTGTTAAAGGCTAGAGCCAGTAAGTATCCTGACGAAGCAATAAATAAACAAATCGAAGCACTGATGATTGGGATGTCAGACGGAAGAGGTGCAATTCCACAAGATAATTTTTTATATCGTATCGCGTTTAACATTATGGAAAATGTCATGAAACTGGCGGCCATCGAATTTGAAGATTTTACAAAAACATTTATGGCACTTTTAGCGCATTTGACACCCGCTTATTTCAGAATAAAAAATCATTTTGAATTAGAGAATGTCCTTCTTGAACGAATAAAAAACGAATACTATTCATTATTTTTGCTCATGGATATTGCGCTTGTTCCCTTAAAAGAACAGGTCGGAGAAATTTCAGAATCCGAGCGTGCTTATTTTGTGATTTTATTTGGTGGGGAAATTTACAAAAAGAAATACTCATCGAAACGATTAAAAGCAATTGTTCTCTGTGTGAATGGGATAAGCTCAAGCCTAATTATGAAAAAAAGGCTAGAAAACCTATTTCCCACAATGGAATTTATCCTTAGTACAGGAGTCTCACATTTTGAAAAATTGCCTAAAAATTCATACGATATTATTTTCTCAACAGTCCCTGTGAAATCAGACAAAAAAGTTTATCTTATGTCTGTGTTTCCTGAGCATCGAGAAGAAAATGAACTCTACAATCAACTTTTAAAAGACTATCATCTTCCAGGATTTGTCAAACCTTCCGCACAAAATATTTTGAGTGCGATTGAACCTTATATTACAGTAAAAAATCCAGCAAGTAAAAAAGATTTATTGAGAATTATTGATAAAAAGTTAAACCATACAAGACGAGAAGGAGAAATTTCAGGAGTTATGCTATCAGATTTACTCACAAAAGAAAAAATACGTTTTACAGATAAAAGTTTAGGCTGGCAAGAAGCAATTGAACTCGCTGCTCAACCGCTTATTGAGCAACATGAAATTGAAAAAAGATATGTGCAAGCTATTATTGATAAAGTAGAAGCTTTTGGTCCTTATATTGACTTAGGGCTGGGTATTGCTCTTCCTCATGCTAGACCTGAAGATGGAGTGAATCAACTTGCTATGTCATTTTTAAGATGCGAACAGCCTGTAAAACTAATGGATGATGTAAAACATGAGATTAAACTTTTTATCGTTTTAGCAGCGATAGATAATGAAACGCATCTCAGAGCTTTATCCACACTCACCAAAATATTGTCTAATAAAGACCGTTTGAACCAGTTACTTACAGCAACAGAAGCATCAGAGGTCGAACAAATACTTTTAGAAGAAGAAGGAGAAAAATAA